In Mucinivorans hirudinis, the DNA window GCATCAACGGCATAGGGATTTCCCTCGGATGAACCCTTGCCTTTTGTCAATGAAATTGAGGCGAATTTACCATTCTCGAAAATTTGTTTGCCAACAAATTGGTCGCTGAATACGGGCGTGGCAATCTCGGCACCCAAACCGGGTGTTTCGCTTTTGTGGTCAAAAACTGCACCGTTGATTGTGGTACAATCTTGGTTCAAAGCAATATATCCCCATACCGGACCCCAAAGACCCTTGCCCGTGAGTGGAATAACATAGAGTATTTTGCCGCTGACCTCGGCTTGGAAAACGGGCATAGCCTCTTTTTTCCCGAAAACCTCGGGCAGGCGGCTCAGCGCATCCAGAGCCTCGCGCGCCTCAACTGCCGTAGCATCTCCCGCAGCATTTACAAAGTAGCTCGCCTTGATATATTTATCATACTGAGCATCAATGTATTTATC includes these proteins:
- a CDS encoding Na(+)-translocating NADH-quinone reductase subunit C, with protein sequence MNKNSNTYIIAYSTILVVVVAAVLSYAAISLRPKQEANVLIEKKGAILASIGEGKDAASAPEGKDKYIDAQYDKYIKASYFVNAAGDATAVEAREALDALSRLPEVFGKKEAMPVFQAEVSGKILYVIPLTGKGLWGPVWGYIALNQDCTTINGAVFDHKSETPGLGAEIATPVFSDQFVGKQIFENGKFASISLTKGKGSSEGNPYAVDAISGGTLTSNGVRDMLKTCIGDYVPYFEKMMKNVEQPENN